ACCTCCGAGCCGCGTTCACAGCTCCGCCACCGCGCCGCCTAGACCCCGTCGCCCCGTCTCAGACCCGTTAACCCTGAGCCCCCGCCCGCCGGTGCTCAACGACCCAAGTTTGCGATCAAATTGGTCCCACCGTGCGTGGCTAGCAAGCGGCTGCACCACCGTCCTCATTTCTCTAGCCAGGTCCGTCGGCGGCGCAGCCGAGTCGCACATGTGGCTGGAACCGATGGTTGCCGGATTAATCGGGTACGTGGTGGCCGATCTCGGGTCCGGCGTCTACCACTGGGGCATCGACAACTACGGCGGCGCGGAGACACCCGTGTTCGGGGCTCAAATCGAAGGGTTTCAGGGGCACCACAAGTGGCCGTGGACCATCACGCGCCGCCAGTTTGCGAACAACCTGCATGCTCTGGCGCGTGCGGTGACGTTCACGGTGGTCCCCATAAACCTGGTGTGCGACGACCCAACTGTTCTGGCGTTCGTGGCGCTGTGCTCCGGTTGCATCATGTTCAGCCAGCAGTTCCACGCGTGGGCGCACGCCACCAAGAGCAAGCTGCCGCCGCTGGTGGTGGCGCTGCAGGACGCCGGGGTGCTGGTGTCGCCGTCGCAGCACGCGGCGCACCACCGCCCGCCCTACAACAACAACTACTGCATTGTGAGCGGGGTTTGGAAT
The genomic region above belongs to Salvia miltiorrhiza cultivar Shanhuang (shh) chromosome 5, IMPLAD_Smil_shh, whole genome shotgun sequence and contains:
- the LOC131024336 gene encoding fatty acid desaturase 4, chloroplastic-like, whose translation is MAILPQRHSSLNHARILNRIAPPSRVHSSATAPPRPRRPVSDPLTLSPRPPVLNDPSLRSNWSHRAWLASGCTTVLISLARSVGGAAESHMWLEPMVAGLIGYVVADLGSGVYHWGIDNYGGAETPVFGAQIEGFQGHHKWPWTITRRQFANNLHALARAVTFTVVPINLVCDDPTVLAFVALCSGCIMFSQQFHAWAHATKSKLPPLVVALQDAGVLVSPSQHAAHHRPPYNNNYCIVSGVWNELLDGSHFFEAMEMLIFFKFGVRPRSWSEPNSAWTQEPETTSFLS